The sequence AGTTCAAGGGCAGCATGGAAGGCTGGGTCGGTGGGCCGATCACCAGTGTTACCCAGGGCTTTGATGCGATGACCGACAAGGTGATCGACCTCACCATGCTGTTCATCACCCAGACGGTGCTGTTCCCGCTGGGCTTTCTGTGGATCGCGCTACGGCTGCTGCGCGGGCTGGGAAGATTGCAGTGACGCTTGAGGTGATACTGGAGATGACGATTGAGCTGACAGCCCTGGCGCCGGCCGGGGCTGCGGCGTCAGAGATAGAGGCGGAGGCAGAAACAGAGACGTTATAGCCGCGCACCGCCACGCCGGTGCTTCACGCGAGTCATCAGCGACTTGCAGTCGACGGAGAGGATCTCGTCGCGGTTGAAGATATGCGCGCGCACGAAGGCATCGAAGGCCTCGTAGCTGTCGGTTAGGGTGTGGATGTGCAGGCTTTTCAGGTCGCTCATGATATAGAGGCTGACCACCTCGACGCAGGCGGAAAGCTCCTCGGCGATGCGTTCGATGGCACTGGGGGCGACGTTCAGATCCACGAAGGTGGAGATGCCCTTGCCGAGCTTGTCGGGGTTGATGACGGCGGTGAACTGCTCGATCACGCCGCTCTCGACCAGCGCCTGGACGCGACTGCGGGCATGGGCACGTGAAATGCCGAGCTTGCGGGCGATATCGGCATAGGACATGCGACCGTCCTTGATCAGCAGGTTGAGCAGCTCACTGTCGGTGCGGTTGAGGTTCATGGGCCGGGGTCTCGACGGTCTTTGTTGTGGTGGTGTGCCTGTCTTGTCTTATCAAACCTGTGCGATCCGCACTTGTATAGTCCGGCTGAGCCTCTGGCGAGAATATTCCCGCTCTGAAAACGACAACGGGACGCCAAGGCGCCCCGTTGTCATGTGCATGTTTAGAGCAGAAGCCTCAAGCGTCACTGATAGACGATCTCGCCCGCCACCTGCCCTGATAGAGGGCAGGAATTCGCGCAGTTCGCTGTCCTCGGGATTTCCTTTGCGACCAGCACCTTCCTGCGCTTGCCATTCTTCTCTACGTTCTTCTTTGGATTCACCGGAATCAGCTGATAGTTGACCATTGTCAGCTCGCCATTGCGGAACTCGTAATCGGCGGGCTTCTTCCTTGGGGTCGCGGAAGTCGAGGTTGATGAAGTATCGGGGTTGCCGATGCGCACGGTGTCTTCGGTGGTCAGGCGTGTTCCTGATCCGCGCTGATGCTGTCGATGGACTCACGCTCACTCGCTCTGGGATTGAATACCTCGGCGTCTTCCATCTTCGGCAGCAGCAGCTCGGCGATGATGGCGGTCAGGCCGCCCATGGTGATCGGCGAGCGCAGGGCATCGGCGAAGGCGCCCGGAATGGCGTTCAGCACATCCGGCACCATGCCGACGCCAAG comes from bacterium Scap17 and encodes:
- a CDS encoding Lrp/AsnC family transcriptional regulator, with product MNLNRTDSELLNLLIKDGRMSYADIARKLGISRAHARSRVQALVESGVIEQFTAVINPDKLGKGISTFVDLNVAPSAIERIAEELSACVEVVSLYIMSDLKSLHIHTLTDSYEAFDAFVRAHIFNRDEILSVDCKSLMTRVKHRRGGARL